From Ignisphaera aggregans DSM 17230, the proteins below share one genomic window:
- a CDS encoding conserved hypothetical protein (InterPro IPR001969:IPR001995~KEGG: sin:YN1551_2275 hypothetical protein~SPTR: C4KEN7 Putative uncharacterized protein) yields MIATGLIYVDAIVKNEEGKAVNVRLLVDSGATYTVLRRDVWE; encoded by the coding sequence GTGATCGCAACGGGTCTCATCTATGTAGATGCTATTGTGAAGAATGAGGAGGGGAAGGCTGTAAACGTTAGACTACTTGTTGATTCGGGAGCTACATATACAGTTCTTAGAAGAGATGTGTGGGAGTAG
- a CDS encoding hypothetical protein (KEGG: dka:DKAM_0961 nuclease (SNase domain protein)~SPTR: B8D5A6 Nuclease (SNase domain protein)), translated as MAKVELRPGLEGLRMQQISESPRSSSKRVEHGNKNLKIENIEIVLGLGVSMSMYTNSYKALLSVVVLLLTAVSILNTHFIPSASAENIIYDDFSGWMPYRITKGNVEIKNGRAVFNYTLDYTGELIYMFSDGHIDIPASGNATRVLSFSILDGGGDITIMFIEVDAYGNIVQYASLPTFGSEIGVVIEVWVTHTYDATSMRHFYYFEVWRQFGQERWVKAWYRYSIARDFMPNMVKIIVRGGWYSFLAIDDVFIMNVVGEGITPANVITVTSVATVTTTLIQRITHTIMRTTTIPITSTVISTSLLPVTETETVTSTISVPTTVFLWNTVTVERARTETVRETETVTETVTRAVTERETVTYPITVTVPKTLTVTVREAFTVTERETSSAPVTQTVTATSQVPQIIPIISVITTDIYPLIIIVAIIAIIAVIAVALSRRHTERIIIDKDVIRSIGEKEPELAKDVKSIDMYAKRIVELLENREALKLEKDGKCHELFENLSQLSGHLEKLVNILKKYSDIPQRFIDNLSNISNSISKTIEHYQKHGCDDYIMASLDSLSREIRILRGLTESLKQ; from the coding sequence GTGGCTAAGGTAGAGCTGAGACCAGGACTAGAAGGTTTACGGATGCAACAAATTTCTGAATCACCAAGAAGTTCCTCGAAGAGAGTGGAGCACGGAAATAAAAATTTAAAAATTGAAAACATAGAGATAGTGCTTGGGCTGGGTGTAAGTATGTCGATGTATACCAATTCATATAAAGCTCTACTATCAGTAGTTGTTCTTCTACTTACTGCAGTAAGCATATTAAACACTCATTTCATCCCGAGTGCTTCAGCTGAGAATATTATATATGACGACTTCAGTGGATGGATGCCCTACAGAATTACCAAGGGAAACGTGGAGATAAAAAATGGGCGTGCAGTATTCAACTACACTCTTGACTATACCGGAGAGCTGATCTACATGTTCAGCGATGGGCATATCGACATCCCTGCATCCGGTAATGCCACTAGGGTTCTGTCATTTAGCATCCTTGATGGTGGAGGAGATATAACGATTATGTTCATTGAAGTGGATGCCTATGGAAATATAGTTCAATATGCATCACTACCAACATTTGGTAGTGAAATTGGAGTAGTGATAGAAGTCTGGGTTACACATACATATGATGCTACATCAATGAGGCACTTCTACTATTTCGAGGTGTGGAGACAGTTTGGACAGGAGAGATGGGTTAAAGCATGGTACAGGTATTCGATAGCTAGAGATTTCATGCCTAACATGGTAAAGATAATAGTGAGGGGAGGGTGGTATTCATTTCTTGCAATAGACGATGTCTTCATAATGAATGTTGTTGGTGAAGGTATAACCCCAGCCAATGTAATCACTGTTACGTCTGTAGCAACTGTTACGACAACTCTCATCCAGAGGATTACCCATACAATTATGAGGACTACCACGATTCCCATCACATCAACCGTTATATCGACGTCTCTGCTCCCTGTAACCGAGACTGAGACTGTTACTTCAACTATCTCTGTACCCACCACTGTATTCCTCTGGAACACCGTTACTGTAGAGAGAGCGAGAACTGAGACTGTTAGGGAGACGGAGACGGTCACCGAGACTGTGACTAGGGCTGTGACAGAAAGGGAGACTGTGACCTACCCCATCACTGTGACTGTGCCTAAAACCCTGACAGTCACTGTAAGAGAAGCATTCACGGTTACTGAAAGAGAAACCTCCTCGGCACCTGTAACCCAGACAGTTACAGCAACATCCCAGGTCCCCCAGATAATCCCCATAATCAGCGTAATTACGACAGACATCTACCCATTGATAATAATAGTCGCGATAATAGCTATTATCGCAGTTATCGCTGTCGCGCTAAGCAGGAGGCATACTGAGAGAATCATCATTGATAAGGACGTCATCAGAAGCATCGGAGAGAAGGAGCCGGAGCTCGCAAAAGATGTCAAGTCTATAGATATGTACGCTAAGAGGATCGTTGAGCTCCTAGAAAACAGAGAGGCTTTGAAGCTCGAAAAGGATGGGAAATGCCACGAACTATTCGAGAATCTGAGCCAGCTCTCAGGTCACCTAGAGAAACTCGTAAACATACTGAAGAAGTACAGCGACATTCCACAGAGATTCATAGACAACTTAAGCAACATATCCAACTCAATCAGCAAGACAATAGAGCATTACCAGAAGCACGGATGCGACGACTACATAATGGCTTCTCTAGACTCACTCAGCAGAGAGATAAGGATTCTGAGAGGATTAACAGAGAGCTTAAAACAGTAG
- a CDS encoding Nitrous oxidase accessory protein (COGs: COG3420 Nitrous oxidase accessory protein~InterPro IPR006626~KEGG: pcl:Pcal_0194 hypothetical protein~SPTR: B5I9R3 Fibronectin type III domain protein~PFAM: Periplasmic copper-binding protein (NosD)) produces the protein MHRTTIIAITIILINIITPLTTTINTETSIAPIKWVKYINPTDKDDGAYGTCIFGDYIAVVGRIEYNYTPSNIAPHPYIVLLDRDSGEIVREWIGEEIGGFANCISIGDKLYVVGSTDSRGVIYVFDENLNIVDKVMNSYSSVYESIVYGGSYIYIGGVILKDVDGDEIYEFVWLVEKRTVDLDLVSSREIYPGPRYSGYLYDIDVNSVTGDIWAVGWYYTYINQTFIGYPLIAILNNNLNNVKLIDYPEEHKNYLGELISICFDNNGYAYIAANYGVAKFDPRGNLVTVNKKYYSRMILCIGNKIYIFRDPYIYGYSRHVLTALDNNLNLVDEYVLSRDIDANSYFWPGKASFDGESIYVAGVDRALGENNWRIVVYSIAVEQPASTIIYPTTTPPSKTSSLTPRKPIRIIGDKNFTQENGVVSGSGTADDPYIIEGWEINALGYDDGIYIANTRAYFIIRNCKIYWASWSGIHLENVTNGKITNNTITNNSAGINLWHSSNNIIEYNNIVDNSAGIDLVYSSNNVVKYNNITNNYYGVRLLDSSSNVIVSNVFVGDGLLVYDSYNNTVLDNTVNGKPLIYLENVGNHIVSGNVGQVVLVNCYNITVTNLNLSSTTVGIELWNTNNSVLKYNNIANNGGGLVLVYSSNNVIEYNNIANNKAYGIGLEYSSNNVIVHNNIANNKGEGIYLLASSNNVIAGNNFINSRQVISYHSDNTWDLGYPMGGNYWSDHSCTDRYRGSYQNETEGDGICDKPYPIYDEGYNGYQYDRYPLVNPVNITLPTTTPVTTTVTTTKTTTTTISPTTTTPQTTTTLVTSTTTTLMMSKTITTTMNTNTIVKPSTTSITVLTTSTISPTTTTSPIITPTTTIATTQLAPPLIQNPIFNPIFIALPITVIAIPFISYGVINYKKKRDEERIRRRIEKIIRDIDELLNR, from the coding sequence ATGCATAGAACAACAATAATAGCAATAACAATAATATTGATAAACATTATAACACCACTCACAACAACAATAAACACAGAGACAAGTATAGCACCAATAAAATGGGTTAAATACATAAACCCAACAGACAAAGATGATGGAGCATATGGGACGTGTATATTTGGAGACTATATAGCTGTTGTTGGACGTATTGAATATAACTATACCCCGAGTAATATTGCTCCACATCCATATATAGTTCTTCTGGATAGAGATAGTGGTGAAATTGTTAGAGAGTGGATTGGCGAAGAAATAGGGGGTTTCGCTAATTGTATTTCAATTGGAGATAAGCTATATGTTGTCGGCTCGACTGATTCTAGAGGGGTTATATATGTATTTGATGAGAATCTCAATATTGTAGATAAAGTAATGAATAGCTATAGCTCTGTATATGAATCAATAGTATATGGCGGTAGCTATATATACATAGGTGGCGTGATTCTTAAGGATGTTGATGGTGATGAAATTTATGAATTTGTTTGGCTTGTTGAGAAGAGAACTGTTGATCTAGATCTAGTAAGCTCTAGAGAAATATATCCTGGTCCACGGTACTCGGGATATTTGTATGATATAGATGTAAATAGTGTTACAGGTGATATATGGGCTGTTGGATGGTATTATACATATATAAATCAAACATTCATAGGCTATCCACTAATAGCTATACTCAACAATAACCTCAACAATGTTAAGCTAATAGACTATCCTGAGGAACATAAAAACTATCTGGGTGAGCTCATCAGCATATGCTTTGACAACAATGGATATGCATATATCGCTGCCAATTATGGTGTCGCTAAATTTGATCCCAGAGGAAATCTTGTTACAGTCAACAAAAAGTATTACTCTAGAATGATACTGTGTATCGGCAACAAGATTTACATCTTTAGAGATCCCTATATATATGGTTATAGTAGACATGTTCTAACAGCATTAGACAACAATCTAAATCTCGTTGATGAATATGTATTGAGTAGAGATATAGATGCAAACTCGTATTTCTGGCCAGGTAAGGCATCGTTCGATGGAGAGAGTATATATGTAGCTGGAGTCGATAGAGCTCTAGGAGAGAACAACTGGAGGATTGTTGTGTATTCAATAGCTGTAGAGCAACCAGCATCTACGATTATATATCCAACTACTACACCACCTAGTAAAACCAGCAGTTTAACACCGCGAAAACCAATAAGAATTATCGGCGATAAGAATTTCACACAGGAGAACGGTGTTGTCAGCGGGTCTGGTACAGCTGACGATCCGTATATTATTGAGGGCTGGGAGATAAATGCATTAGGCTATGACGATGGAATATATATTGCGAATACAAGAGCATACTTCATAATAAGAAACTGCAAAATATACTGGGCAAGCTGGAGTGGAATACACCTAGAAAACGTAACAAACGGAAAAATAACAAACAACACCATAACAAACAATAGTGCTGGCATTAATCTCTGGCATTCAAGTAATAATATTATTGAATACAATAACATAGTAGATAATAGTGCTGGCATCGATCTCGTTTATTCAAGTAATAATGTTGTTAAATACAACAACATAACAAACAATTATTACGGCGTTCGTCTCCTTGATTCAAGTAGTAATGTTATTGTTAGTAATGTTTTTGTTGGTGATGGCTTACTTGTTTACGACTCCTATAATAATACTGTCCTAGATAATACCGTTAATGGTAAGCCACTCATATATCTTGAGAATGTTGGTAATCATATTGTTTCTGGTAATGTTGGCCAAGTAGTGCTCGTAAACTGCTACAACATAACAGTGACAAACCTAAATCTATCAAGTACCACTGTAGGCATAGAACTATGGAACACAAACAATAGCGTATTAAAATATAATAATATAGCAAACAATGGTGGTGGCCTCGTTCTCGTTTATTCAAGTAATAATGTTATCGAGTACAATAACATAGCAAACAACAAAGCTTATGGCATCGGTCTCGAGTATTCAAGTAATAATGTTATTGTACACAATAATATAGCAAACAACAAGGGGGAGGGCATTTACCTCCTTGCTTCAAGCAATAATGTTATTGCTGGTAATAATTTCATTAATTCTAGGCAGGTCATCTCCTACCACTCTGATAATACCTGGGATCTTGGTTATCCTATGGGCGGTAATTATTGGAGTGATCATAGTTGTACTGATCGATATAGGGGGTCATACCAGAATGAGACTGAGGGTGATGGGATATGCGACAAACCGTACCCAATATACGATGAAGGATACAATGGTTACCAGTATGACCGCTACCCGCTGGTGAACCCTGTAAACATAACACTACCAACAACTACACCAGTAACCACGACTGTTACAACTACTAAGACTACAACCACGACTATTTCCCCAACTACCACTACGCCTCAAACTACAACAACACTAGTTACATCGACTACTACAACTCTAATGATGTCTAAAACTATAACTACAACTATGAATACAAATACGATAGTTAAGCCATCTACTACATCAATAACAGTATTAACTACATCAACCATATCACCAACTACTACCACATCTCCAATAATAACACCTACAACCACTATAGCTACTACTCAACTAGCTCCACCTCTTATACAGAATCCAATATTCAACCCAATATTCATAGCATTACCGATAACAGTTATAGCAATACCATTTATATCATATGGAGTTATTAACTATAAGAAGAAGAGAGATGAAGAGAGAATAAGAAGAAGGATAGAGAAGATAATTAGAGACATAGATGAACTACTAAATAGGTGA
- a CDS encoding DNA polymerase beta subunit (KEGG: mse:Msed_1278 DNA polymerase beta subunit), which yields MVETKLQLLRRWRNVVEIVARVVGELYPEAEVYLFGGAAEGRLTVLI from the coding sequence TTGGTTGAAACAAAACTTCAGCTACTTAGGAGATGGAGAAATGTTGTTGAGATTGTTGCTAGAGTTGTTGGAGAGCTGTATCCAGAGGCAGAAGTATATCTATTTGGAGGTGCGGCAGAGGGTAGGCTTACAGTATTGATATAG
- a CDS encoding FHA domain containing protein (InterPro IPR000253~KEGG: mxa:MXAN_1361 FHA domain-containing protein~PFAM: FHA domain): MLYIVFERPRKPYPIAVKDYAMIYRTHTGVEVVFEYDGSETVLGADLTVSRRIPGVREGHVRIFRYGDKYYVMDLCSTNGTLVDGYLLKGVLRGSICEGARYELRDGSLIVVGYNTSFRTMFASNIETLPVGAYIIRSIDELRGYPSVKIFPLDEKNVIVKLPDKPDIYGDRVKLEELNENRKFTTAQTLVTTLLVLMVDVSKEDVDAYSNHIKSVLDILESEGGELGINIDRSILNLLKYTSSDRIAFRNLKRDIENAIKQILNSIQMKYRIPIPI; this comes from the coding sequence ATGCTCTATATAGTCTTTGAGCGCCCCCGTAAACCCTACCCCATTGCTGTCAAAGATTATGCCATGATATATAGAACTCATACCGGTGTTGAAGTAGTTTTTGAATATGATGGTTCAGAAACAGTATTGGGAGCTGATCTAACTGTTTCTCGTAGAATTCCTGGTGTGAGAGAGGGTCATGTAAGGATTTTTAGATATGGTGATAAATATTATGTTATGGATCTATGTAGTACAAATGGTACTCTGGTGGATGGATATCTGTTGAAGGGTGTACTCAGAGGTAGTATCTGTGAAGGTGCTAGATATGAGCTTAGAGATGGAAGTCTTATAGTTGTAGGCTACAATACATCGTTTAGAACTATGTTTGCTTCAAATATTGAGACTCTTCCAGTAGGTGCATACATTATTAGAAGTATTGATGAGCTTAGAGGTTATCCATCTGTAAAGATATTTCCACTCGATGAAAAGAATGTAATTGTAAAGCTACCTGATAAACCTGATATATATGGGGATAGGGTCAAGTTAGAGGAATTGAATGAGAATAGAAAATTTACTACAGCACAAACTCTAGTGACAACACTACTCGTCCTAATGGTTGATGTTTCGAAGGAAGATGTAGATGCATATAGTAATCACATCAAATCAGTACTCGATATTCTAGAGTCAGAAGGAGGTGAGCTGGGGATTAATATAGATAGAAGTATTCTAAACCTTTTAAAGTATACCTCATCGGATAGAATTGCTTTTCGAAACTTGAAGAGAGATATAGAGAATGCGATTAAACAAATTCTGAATAGTATACAGATGAAGTATAGAATCCCAATACCCATATAA
- a CDS encoding nucleic acid binding protein (KEGG: hbu:Hbut_0672 nucleic acid binding protein~SPTR: A2BKL7 Nucleic acid binding, PIN domain) codes for MILLDTNAIVYYLHSVEPYASRVKQIIISIKDLAVTLRIIDEVEFTSIRLKGWRRYGIKRIKRIY; via the coding sequence GTGATATTATTGGATACAAATGCCATAGTATATTATCTTCATAGTGTTGAACCATATGCATCCAGGGTAAAGCAGATTATAATAAGTATAAAGGATTTAGCAGTAACTCTAAGGATAATTGATGAAGTAGAATTCACATCAATAAGACTTAAAGGATGGAGGAGATATGGGATTAAAAGAATTAAAAGAATATATTAG
- a CDS encoding Protein of unknown function DUF104 (InterPro IPR008203~KEGG: hbu:Hbut_0671 hypothetical protein~PFAM: Protein of unknown function DUF104~SPTR: A2BKL6 Putative uncharacterized protein~PFAM: Protein of unknown function DUF104) — MARTIRVRYEKGVLKPLEPVELNEGEEVIIRIERLEERRKIVEEFYGKRGSAPKDILDEFMLEAEIQ, encoded by the coding sequence ATGGCTAGGACTATACGTGTACGTTATGAGAAGGGTGTTCTAAAGCCTTTAGAACCTGTAGAGCTGAATGAGGGTGAAGAGGTTATTATAAGAATAGAAAGATTAGAGGAGAGAAGGAAAATAGTTGAGGAATTCTATGGGAAAAGAGGTTCTGCACCTAAAGATATACTCGATGAATTTATGCTTGAGGCAGAAATACAGTGA
- a CDS encoding Protein of unknown function DUF104 (InterPro IPR008203~KEGG: hbu:Hbut_0671 hypothetical protein~PFAM: Protein of unknown function DUF104~SPTR: A2BKL6 Putative uncharacterized protein~PFAM: Protein of unknown function DUF104), giving the protein MSKVVRAEYENGVLKPLDSLELDEGEIVRVRIERSLREKLKDIIGILGRSDDEELERYLEEAWIS; this is encoded by the coding sequence ATGTCTAAGGTTGTTAGAGCTGAATATGAGAATGGTGTACTGAAGCCTTTAGATTCTTTGGAGCTTGATGAAGGTGAGATTGTTCGAGTAAGAATTGAGAGAAGTCTTAGGGAAAAGCTAAAGGATATTATTGGCATATTGGGTAGATCTGATGATGAAGAGCTAGAGAGGTATTTAGAGGAGGCATGGATCTCTTGA
- a CDS encoding conserved hypothetical protein (KEGG: sid:M164_0615 hypothetical protein~SPTR: C4KEN7 Putative uncharacterized protein), giving the protein MEFILVDGTVIRRAVSEAIIELPGYGERHSPVVLGESEDENLLGVVTLEIFGLVLDPFRRVLRPIRALMK; this is encoded by the coding sequence ATGGAGTTCATCCTAGTTGACGGCACCGTGATCCGGAGAGCCGTATCGGAGGCGATAATAGAGCTGCCAGGGTACGGGGAGAGGCATTCACCTGTAGTACTCGGCGAAAGCGAAGATGAGAACCTGCTCGGCGTAGTGACCCTCGAGATCTTCGGCCTAGTGCTCGACCCATTCAGAAGGGTTCTAAGGCCTATCAGAGCTTTAATGAAGTAG
- a CDS encoding serine/threonine protein kinase (COGs: COG0515 Serine/threonine protein kinase~InterProIPR001245:IPR002290:IPR017441:IPR008271:IPR 000719~KEGG: iho:Igni_0436 protein kinase~PFAM: tyrosine protein kinase~SMART: serine/threonine protein kinase; tyrosine protein kinase~SPTR: A8A9L7 Protein kinase~PFAM: Protein kinase domain), whose product MESVLGEIERVVEELKRVMVGGYGFVFAKKLLREARELCMRGDFLGCLEFVRRAVNGVEREKKVVSVLNELRKVIGDNVELKRFYDNIVNMLRAGDLDSAENMLKEFVDRVREWRKRRFMEILEAFEREVGEFERIFAGYGITSSNLVSARNLVNELKEYLARGLIEEAESIFSELRRILDVVRGEVGEAEKRFRERRFSISIADIEQLLANSVSGLLTGYSCVEGYKPRRVSLRRDIAPEGFEGEWECCLLGCGGWGCAYRCIGSNGESIVFKVPRGFESLIDYGSIPTVSRKLMERITEEANTIKALKHPNILRLYGVSSTAPLLIYEYADYGSLEWQIARGWKPSLREALLIAIQIGDAIRYIHSRGLVHGDIKAGNIFFVKGVAKLGDFSSLVKLLAKTSSHSRYTYTPGWCAPEQIYSDLMRKASERGLESRMDVYQLGNLLLYLLSGDTIDGEEAIKPGKIESYIKSIEQDALREILMEMLNPEPWNRISSEESVKRLLEVYSSL is encoded by the coding sequence ATGGAGTCTGTGCTTGGTGAGATTGAGAGAGTTGTTGAAGAGCTTAAGAGGGTTATGGTTGGGGGGTATGGTTTTGTTTTTGCTAAGAAGCTTCTTAGGGAGGCAAGGGAGTTGTGTATGCGTGGTGATTTTTTGGGGTGTTTGGAGTTTGTTAGGAGGGCTGTTAATGGGGTTGAGAGGGAGAAGAAAGTTGTTTCTGTTCTTAATGAGCTACGTAAGGTGATTGGTGATAATGTTGAGCTGAAGAGGTTTTATGATAATATTGTTAATATGTTAAGGGCTGGTGATCTTGATTCTGCTGAGAATATGCTTAAGGAGTTTGTGGATAGAGTTAGGGAGTGGAGGAAGAGGAGGTTTATGGAGATACTTGAGGCTTTTGAGAGAGAGGTTGGAGAGTTTGAGAGAATATTTGCAGGATATGGTATTACTTCATCTAATCTTGTTTCTGCTAGGAATCTTGTTAATGAGTTGAAAGAGTATTTAGCTAGAGGTCTTATTGAGGAGGCTGAATCTATTTTTAGTGAGCTTAGAAGGATATTGGATGTAGTTAGAGGTGAGGTTGGGGAGGCTGAGAAGAGGTTTAGGGAGAGAAGATTTTCTATATCTATTGCTGATATAGAGCAGCTATTGGCTAATAGTGTTAGTGGGCTTTTAACTGGTTATAGCTGTGTTGAGGGGTATAAGCCTAGGAGAGTATCTCTTCGTAGAGATATTGCTCCTGAGGGTTTTGAGGGCGAATGGGAGTGCTGTCTTCTTGGCTGTGGTGGTTGGGGTTGTGCATATAGATGTATAGGAAGTAATGGTGAATCTATAGTATTTAAAGTGCCGAGAGGTTTTGAGTCTCTGATTGATTATGGGAGTATTCCTACTGTTAGTAGAAAGCTTATGGAGAGAATTACGGAGGAGGCTAATACTATAAAGGCGTTAAAGCATCCAAATATACTTCGTCTATATGGTGTATCATCAACAGCTCCACTACTAATCTATGAATATGCAGATTATGGCTCTCTTGAGTGGCAGATTGCTAGAGGCTGGAAACCTAGTTTAAGAGAAGCATTATTGATAGCTATACAGATAGGTGATGCTATAAGATATATACACTCAAGAGGTCTTGTACATGGAGATATTAAAGCTGGTAACATCTTCTTTGTAAAGGGAGTTGCAAAACTTGGAGACTTCTCATCACTAGTAAAGCTATTAGCAAAAACAAGCTCCCACTCCAGATATACCTATACCCCTGGCTGGTGTGCACCTGAACAAATATATTCTGATCTTATGAGAAAAGCTAGTGAAAGAGGATTAGAATCCCGTATGGATGTATATCAGCTAGGTAATCTATTGCTCTATCTATTAAGTGGAGATACTATCGATGGTGAAGAAGCTATAAAACCTGGGAAAATAGAGAGCTATATAAAAAGTATAGAACAAGATGCACTTAGAGAAATATTGATGGAAATGCTGAATCCAGAGCCATGGAATAGAATCTCAAGTGAGGAATCTGTGAAAAGACTTCTTGAGGTGTATAGCAGTCTCTAG
- a CDS encoding conserved hypothetical protein (KEGG: tpe:Tpen_1299 hypothetical protein~SPTR: A1RZR7 Putative uncharacterized protein), whose translation MRRGDRVVETVVLANSGYEAETPQVFVPRAVAEILGFWPPLPGSETVFETTGPGGM comes from the coding sequence TTGAGGAGAGGAGATAGGGTTGTTGAGACAGTCGTTCTAGCTAATAGTGGTTATGAAGCTGAAACACCACAGGTATTTGTTCCTAGGGCTGTTGCAGAGATTTTGGGTTTTTGGCCACCTCTACCTGGATCTGAAACTGTTTTTGAGACTACTGGTCCAGGGGGCATGTAG
- a CDS encoding DNA-(apurinic or apyrimidinic site) lyase ;Pyrimidine dimer DNA glycosylase (KEGG: dtu:Dtur_0386 hypothetical protein~SPTR: B8DZ64 Putative uncharacterized protein), with protein MRLWSLHPKYLDSKGLVALWREGLLAKKVLEGRTKGYRKHPQLERFKRHRDPLKAINAYLFEVWKEASRRGYKFNLDKIAPVELDEKIPVTRGQLMYEFQHLLRKLRRRDPKKYEELKHVREVEPNPVFYVIEGDVEPWEKVK; from the coding sequence ATGAGGCTTTGGTCACTACATCCTAAGTATCTAGATTCTAAAGGGTTGGTTGCTTTATGGAGGGAAGGATTACTAGCGAAGAAAGTGCTTGAGGGTAGAACCAAAGGTTATAGAAAACACCCTCAATTAGAGCGTTTTAAAAGGCATAGAGACCCTTTGAAAGCAATCAACGCTTACCTTTTCGAAGTCTGGAAGGAGGCGAGCAGGAGAGGTTACAAATTCAACCTGGATAAAATAGCGCCGGTTGAGCTCGACGAGAAAATACCTGTGACGAGAGGTCAACTCATGTATGAATTCCAACACCTTCTGAGAAAACTTCGTAGACGTGACCCCAAAAAATATGAAGAACTAAAGCATGTAAGAGAAGTAGAGCCAAACCCAGTCTTCTATGTTATCGAGGGTGATGTAGAGCCCTGGGAGAAAGTAAAATGA
- a CDS encoding conserved hypothetical protein (KEGG: tpe:Tpen_1299 hypothetical protein~SPTR: A1RZR7 Putative uncharacterized protein) — protein MRLLVQGACSAKVVAGEAELPEVVVDLVISPIADEVLLSDKAISEFQIALEDVGRGLWRFRWEPKEVLRRSEPPRIWR, from the coding sequence TTGAGACTACTGGTCCAGGGGGCATGTAGTGCTAAGGTTGTTGCTGGAGAAGCTGAGTTACCTGAGGTTGTGGTGGATCTTGTGATTTCTCCTATTGCAGATGAGGTTCTCTTGAGTGATAAGGCTATTAGTGAGTTTCAGATAGCTCTAGAGGATGTTGGGAGAGGTCTGTGGAGATTTAGATGGGAGCCAAAGGAGGTGTTGCGGAGGAGTGAACCTCCAAGGATTTGGAGATAG